The window CGGACCAGGGCAGGTCGACCTCGATCCGTGTGCCCGACCCGTTCGAGTGGATCCGGACGTCCTGGGCGAGGGAGTTCACGATGAACATCCCGCGCCCGCCCTCGGCGAGGGGATCGGCGGGCAGGGTCGGCACCGCGACGAACCCGGCGCCGGAGTCGGCGATCGTCAGCGTCGGGTGCGCCGGCTGCCAGTCGAGCTCGATGACGGCCGGCCCGGGGGCGTGGGCGACGACGTTGCCGACGAGCTCGGAGAGGATGAGTTGGGCGGCGTCGAGATCGTCGTCCTCACCGTCGGCACGACGCAAAAGGTCACATAACGCCCGTTGGGCGGCTCGGACCTGGTGAGGGTCCGCTGTGTCGACCACCCACCGCATGCCTCAGGGTCTCAAGGAAGGCCCGTGATCGCCAGTGACGCTCCGGGAAGGTTCGGCGACTTTCTGTGGCTGACAACGTGGGCACCAGTACGCCTTGCGCTCCTGACCGCGGGGGCCGAACGCCTCCTCGCGGATCCGCGTGCCGCACCGCCGGCACGGCTGACGGGCCCGCTCGAACACCCAGGCGGTGCGGCCGCGGCGCAGGTCGCCGGTCGTGGACTGGTCCGGCCGGTCCTTGTTGGCTTCGAGCAGTCGCCGCGCGCGCTCGACGACGGCGCGGAGGTCGGGGACCGCGGCGACCGGGGTGCGGGGGTGGATGCCCGACAGGAACAGCGTCTCGGCGCGATAGAGCGTGCCGATCCCGGCGAGGTTGCGTTGGTCCAGCAGGGCCTCGCCGATCGTGCGTTCGGGCGCACTACCCAAACGGCGTAACGCTTCGTCGAGGTCCCAGTCGGGTCCGAGCAGGTCGGGCCCGAGATGCCCGACGACCGTGTGCTCCTGGGCGGTCGGGATCAGTTCGACGACCGGCAGCCGGTACCCGACGGCCTCCCAGTCCGGCGTCGTCAGCACGACGCGGACCTGGAAGTCGGGCCCGCCCTTGCGCGTCGCACCCGGGCGGTAGAGGTGCCAGGTCCCGTC of the Sporichthya polymorpha DSM 43042 genome contains:
- a CDS encoding Fpg/Nei family DNA glycosylase, translating into MPEGDTVFLACKRLHQALAGQPVTASDFRVPQLATADLSGATVLEVVPRGKHQLLRFSPADRDADGEPLTLHTHFKMDGTWHLYRPGATRKGGPDFQVRVVLTTPDWEAVGYRLPVVELIPTAQEHTVVGHLGPDLLGPDWDLDEALRRLGSAPERTIGEALLDQRNLAGIGTLYRAETLFLSGIHPRTPVAAVPDLRAVVERARRLLEANKDRPDQSTTGDLRRGRTAWVFERARQPCRRCGTRIREEAFGPRGQERKAYWCPRCQPQKVAEPSRSVTGDHGPSLRP